In the Bacillota bacterium genome, CTACCGGTAATGAGTGTGACCAGAACCAACAGCAAGAGGGAAAACAAAATCATGGCGATGATCAGCCAGGCTGAATAATTCCCCAAGAGACTAATTAGGGCTCCCGTCTGGGAAATACAGGGCACAGCAAAGCAAACTGCCGCGCTGATCACCAACCGCTCCTTTCTGGAACTGGCGGCCCGGCTGCCGATAATCGCCGGTACGGCACAGCCATATCCCATCACGATGTTGATCAAGCTGCCGCCTTGGACACCGAGTTTGCGCATGATGTTATCAAAGAGGACGCTCACCCGGGGCAGGTAACCGGAATCCTCGAGAAATGAAAAGACAACGTAAAACAGGAAGACGTAGGGTAAAATCAAGGCGATAATCCACTCGAAACTAATCACGAAAATACCGTATTCCCCAACTAGAATGTTGAGGAACATCCCTTCGGGGATAAAGGAGGTGAATAAGATCCGAAAGAAGGGAACCAGCACCCCGTTGACCAGCGGTAACAGCAAGACAGCTCTAAGGGCCTTACCGGCACCAACAATTACGCCGATGCTCAGGAGCATAACTAAAACGGCGATGGGTATTCCCGGGAAGGGCTGCATCATGCTGTTGCCCAAGCGATCTAACCTACTTAAGGCCGCATCGTTGCGCTTTCTTACCTTGTGGGTAATCTCCCGGGCTCGGGTCCTGGTATCCACCGAGGGCACCTGTTGAGCCTTCAGGGCAGCCTTCGGTTCCTTGAGGACCCTTTGCAGGGCGGCCCTTAATTCTGTCAACCCTTGCTTCTTGACCACCACCGTGGGAATTACCGGACAGCCCAGTTCCTGCTGCAGCAGCTCGACATCAATCTCATAGCCGTGACGCCGAGCCACATCCATCAGGTTTAAGGCGTATACCATCGGGATGCCGTATTTTTGCAGGTCCAACCCCAGACGCAAATTCCGCTCTAGATTGCTGGCATCTAAGACACAGATCACAGCCCGCGCTCCACTCTCCATAAACCGGACAGCCACTGCTTCGGCTTCGGAAGAGGCGGTCATGGAGTAAATACCGGGTACGTCAATCAGGGTATACTTGTGGTCATCAAGAACTAGCTCGCCTTCCATGTAAGTAACGGTAGTCCCGGCATAGTTGGAGCTGATGGCATGGATGCCCGTCAGCTCTGTGAAGAACACACTCTTACCTACGTTGGGATTGCCCATCAATAAAATCTTGTCTTTGGTTTCTAGGATCCGTGCATCCTCTTGTATGTCGTGACATGAAGCCATCAGCCGGCGACCTCCTCAACTAGAATCTGCTGGGCAATAAGCTTACCCAGTGCAATGGTTGCTGTATCTACTTGCAGCAACACAGGACCGCCAAAGGCATACTTGTTTTTTACGACAACTAGGGAATCTGGACAAATGCCCAAGCTGTCCAGCAAGGGATGATCTGGACTAGAGACTACTTTGCAGCAAGAGTTTTTTCTGGCATCATATAGGCGCATTTTTCTGGTATCGGAGATTATGCCGTTCTTCACAATCCTACCTCCATTAACCGTTACTGTCTGATGGCAAGTAACGCCGGGAATGAAAATCATTTTCATTCATGGTTACTATTAATTGTAGGCCCCTGGCAGCCTTTGGTCAAGGTGTTTTGGAGATCTTTCGCGAAAATCCGAGAAGGGACAATTCTAGAAGAGCAGCTGGCAAGGGAGGCAGGCTTTATCCCTCCTTCTGTGCGGGGCTGCGACCCGATGGATCGCCTGGGGGATCAAAATTGCCTCGAAGCATACCGAGCTTAGGGCTTGGTATATTTCGAGGCAAAGGGTTTACTCTATTCCTCGTCGACGGAGCTCGGCGGCTCTCCCTCCGCCAGGTACACCACCGCGCTTTCCAATCTCCGATCCTTAATTTGTGTTACCTTAATGGTCAATCCAAATTCCTCCAGCTCCGGTGTACTACCATCACTGGGGACCGTTCCCAGCAGTCCAAAAACCAGTCCTCCGAAGGTATCGTACTCCTCTTCCGGCAGGGGCACCCCCAGATGCCTTGATACTTTGTCGAGGGAGGCGGTACCTTGAATCCGCCAGGTCCTGGAGTCCAGCCGCTCAACGGGCGGTGATTCCTCCGGCACGGAACTGTCATCGTCCAGGTCACCTACCAGCTCCTCTAGCAAATCGTTCATGGTGATGATTCCACTCATGCCGCCGTATTCATCAACAACAACGGCGAAATGATTCCTGGTCCGCTTCATATTGCGGAAGAGCACATCGGCTCGTACCGTCTCCGGGACAAAATAGGGTTCCTGGACCGCGTGCTTCATTACCTCGTCCCTGGTCTTGTTTTTCAGTCTGAAATAGTCCTTAGCAGACAAGACCCCAACGATATTGTCGGGACTACCGGAACAGATGGGATAGATAGAGTGCCTACTTTCATGGATGGTTTGTTCCCATTGTTCATCGGTTTCTTCTAACCACAGCAGGGAAACCTCTGTCCGGTGGGTCATGATTTCTTCGGC is a window encoding:
- a CDS encoding ferrous iron transporter B: MASCHDIQEDARILETKDKILLMGNPNVGKSVFFTELTGIHAISSNYAGTTVTYMEGELVLDDHKYTLIDVPGIYSMTASSEAEAVAVRFMESGARAVICVLDASNLERNLRLGLDLQKYGIPMVYALNLMDVARRHGYEIDVELLQQELGCPVIPTVVVKKQGLTELRAALQRVLKEPKAALKAQQVPSVDTRTRAREITHKVRKRNDAALSRLDRLGNSMMQPFPGIPIAVLVMLLSIGVIVGAGKALRAVLLLPLVNGVLVPFFRILFTSFIPEGMFLNILVGEYGIFVISFEWIIALILPYVFLFYVVFSFLEDSGYLPRVSVLFDNIMRKLGVQGGSLINIVMGYGCAVPAIIGSRAASSRKERLVISAAVCFAVPCISQTGALISLLGNYSAWLIIAMILFSLLLLVLVTLITGRLVKGTVAPLIIEVPNLLMPEPKAYGRKLLVRMKHFAYDAELPMMISIVIASLLKETGLLDLIAVYAEPIVSQWLGLPSEAVVALILGIIRREMSVAPLLALNLTSLQAFVGSAVALLYLPCLSVFGILTKEFSVKVALTISLSATFLALFVGGVINHIAHLFI
- a CDS encoding ferrous iron transport protein A, which gives rise to MKNGIISDTRKMRLYDARKNSCCKVVSSPDHPLLDSLGICPDSLVVVKNKYAFGGPVLLQVDTATIALGKLIAQQILVEEVAG
- a CDS encoding HlyC/CorC family transporter, which translates into the protein MDDNPLSWLLLLQFVFICLNAIFACAEIAVIAMNGNKLTQLTAAGDKRALRLAKLVEQPAAFLATIQVGITLVNLLSSAVATENFSGRLTNWLLSIGVNIPKPVVSILSVAIITLLLTYFTVLLGELVPKRLALKNAERIALGMSGFIYGVSRMFTPAVWLFTVSTNGLLRLLGVDPEAEDEQNVEEEILMILDAGKQKGTILPDEKYMIQNIFEFDDTYAEEIMTHRTEVSLLWLEETDEQWEQTIHESRHSIYPICSGSPDNIVGVLSAKDYFRLKNKTRDEVMKHAVQEPYFVPETVRADVLFRNMKRTRNHFAVVVDEYGGMSGIITMNDLLEELVGDLDDDSSVPEESPPVERLDSRTWRIQGTASLDKVSRHLGVPLPEEEYDTFGGLVFGLLGTVPSDGSTPELEEFGLTIKVTQIKDRRLESAVVYLAEGEPPSSVDEE